TCAAAGCACGCACCAGGAAGAGCTTGTGTTCTTCCTTCAATGGCAAAGCAAACCCATTAATTATGCTGCCTAAAATCTCAAGCAGTTCTGCAATCCCATTATGCCTCTCTGTCTCAAATATGAAGCGATAAAAGATATTGTTTATAGCTTTCCGAATAAATGGACGATGCACCATAAACTTCCCATAAATGCGATGCAGTATTGTCTTCAAATACTCCCTCTCCCTCTGATCCTCAGAGTCAAACAAATCTAGCAATCTCAACACAAATGAATGGTCAACATATCTCTTCGCAAGCTTGGCATCAGTCTCCGTTGAAGCCACAAATCTAAGAAGAAATTCATACACAATTTGAAGATGAGGCCATGCTGGCTCCATAGCCGGTTCGTCCTCTTCAGGGTCAAACATTTCTAGAATCTTGTTATCATGATTTGCAGATGGAAGCGttctaaacaaattaattgCCACCATCTTCGTAATCTCTTGCATAGTCACCTCATTAAACTTTGATGTGACAGAAGAAATATAATCAACAAGCTCAAGCAATGTCTGCCTCTTTATATCCTTCTCCTTGTGATTTTTAGAAGGAGCactaaaatcaaatacaacACAACACATATTCAACTTCCTAAGAAATAGATTCTGCTTCTCTGAACTAGGAACTTCCCTGAAGCTAGGTAATGCCTCATAAGCCCCAGAAGCCAACATAGGACCAACTTGGCCTACACCAGGAGCTGATTTTTTCCCTGGATTAGATTTGTTCTGCGAGGCAAGACTTCCATTGTTTGTGCGCGAACCACCGGAACCCAAATTCGAAGACTTTGAAGAAATGGATGATGACTTTGAGTTGTTTACGGAATTGGGTCCATGGGAAGGGTTGAGAGATGAATAGGCATTGACCCCGCCATCATTGCTCGAGTCAATATTAGATGATTTTGATGGTTTTCTAGGTAGCTTACCCAATATCTGTTTGATCATATTTACTCAgaaaaccctaaccctaaccCAAGCCCTAACAATCTTAATCAATCTCAACAACAGTTAAATCAAAGCTCCAaccttaaattaaaaaaacactTAAAAACAACAGGGTATTCATATTTGATCAGTGGAACCCTAATTCAGATTGGGCATTGAAAAAAAGTTACATAAACGGGTCTATGCATGTAACGTTCCATAATTAGAAGTTGCAATTGTAGAGAAAAGATTTCGAAGAAAAGATGTAGTCAAAGATAAAACAAACTTACATTGACAAGATGATGATTTGAGAGATCTGAGAATGTAAGAGAAAACGAgaagaaaccctaaaaattcTGAGCTTTTTTGGGCTTTGATCTGCAGTTTTGATAAACCCTAAATATGGCTTTTGTGTAATCGTCCTAATCGATTTTGAAGAgatagagagaaagagaaaaggggagaaagaaaaaaaaatcaacaggGACAATACCAGAAAGACAAaagagaaattgaaaaaagagaaagaaaagaaaatataaaaatgttagctttataaaaatagcaaaagcacctctctctctctctctcttaaaacaaaaaccaaaaagaaaaaaagaaaaatcttccCTCTTGGCTTAGATGATGTTATTGTGTTTTATGTTTTGAGATTGAGAAAGAATGAgaggggaaaaaagaaaagcaaattgGAACCAAAGATTTTGTCAATTAGGGGTAGAATTGAAATTTAAGTTGgtctatttttcaaaaaaagaattgaatttatttttgagaccAGTAAGAATGGTGCAAATGGACTCAAGTCCATCACAAAATGATGCAGGTGAGTATGGCCCCATTTTCTGCTGTGTGCGGATTGGGTTGACTTGCTAATTGACCGAATTATCCTAACCCAATTGCTAGGCTAACACAGCTCAAGGCAAAGg
The sequence above is drawn from the Ricinus communis isolate WT05 ecotype wild-type chromosome 7, ASM1957865v1, whole genome shotgun sequence genome and encodes:
- the LOC8282540 gene encoding serine/threonine protein phosphatase 2A 59 kDa regulatory subunit B' gamma isoform codes for the protein MIKQILGKLPRKPSKSSNIDSSNDGGVNAYSSLNPSHGPNSVNNSKSSSISSKSSNLGSGGSRTNNGSLASQNKSNPGKKSAPGVGQVGPMLASGAYEALPSFREVPSSEKQNLFLRKLNMCCVVFDFSAPSKNHKEKDIKRQTLLELVDYISSVTSKFNEVTMQEITKMVAINLFRTLPSANHDNKILEMFDPEEDEPAMEPAWPHLQIVYEFLLRFVASTETDAKLAKRYVDHSFVLRLLDLFDSEDQREREYLKTILHRIYGKFMVHRPFIRKAINNIFYRFIFETERHNGIAELLEILGSIINGFALPLKEEHKLFLVRALIPLHKPKCVSMYHQQLSYCITQFVEKDFKLADTVIRGLLKYWPITNSSKEVMFLGELEEVLEATQAAEFQRCMVPLFRQIGRCLNSSHFQVAERALFLWNNDHIRNLITQNRKVILPIIFPALERNTRGHWNQAVQSLTLNVRKIFSDADQELFDECLVKFQEDEIKEREVQEKRESKWKRLEDVAASKAISNEAVLVSRFVSSVAITSGTSPRATAAS